From a single Poseidonibacter antarcticus genomic region:
- a CDS encoding HP0268 family nuclease → MELLFARTELSEKPKKVQLDKIKEDLKKDGEKIFYFDRDNSHKDMMALVDALENEGVNVYFREVKYGLADDEYMYEVHAL, encoded by the coding sequence ATGGAATTATTATTTGCAAGAACTGAATTAAGTGAAAAACCTAAAAAAGTGCAACTAGATAAAATTAAAGAAGATTTAAAAAAAGATGGTGAGAAAATATTCTATTTTGATAGAGATAACTCACATAAAGATATGATGGCATTGGTTGATGCTTTAGAAAATGAAGGCGTAAACGTATATTTTAGAGAAGTAAAATATGGATTAGCTGATGATGAGTATATGTATGAGGTTCATGCACTTTAA
- the miaB gene encoding tRNA (N6-isopentenyl adenosine(37)-C2)-methylthiotransferase MiaB: MSSNKKLFIQTLGCQMNDTDSQHIAAELEKHKDYSQTNIMEDADLIIINTCSVREKPVQKLFSEIGQFNKKKKDGAKIGVCGCTASHLGRDIIKRAPYVDFVVGARNISKIKDVVDIKGSVEISIDHDESTYEFATAKTNKYRASVNISIGCDKKCTYCIVPSTRGEEISIPVEMIVDQVQKSVDMGAVEVMLLGQNVNSYGRRFSDGREKSTFTKLLQEVSKIDGLERIRFTSPHPLHMDDDFIEEFARNKKISRCIHMPLQSGSTEILKAMKRGYTKEWFINRASKLRDLVPDLRITTDIIVAFPGESDEDYEDTLDVVNKIKFDQIFNFKYSPRPGTEALNMEDKAVPDEIGSSRLTNLIEVHKRHLEAIMPTYVGETLNVLVESLKPNGEVCGFTDNYLQVFAKGSDELLGKFVNVKIISNTRTSLKGEIIE, translated from the coding sequence ATGAGTTCAAATAAAAAATTATTTATTCAAACACTTGGTTGTCAAATGAATGACACAGATAGTCAACATATCGCAGCTGAGTTAGAAAAACATAAAGATTACTCTCAAACTAATATAATGGAAGATGCTGATTTAATTATCATTAATACATGTTCTGTAAGAGAAAAGCCTGTACAGAAGCTATTTTCGGAAATTGGTCAGTTTAATAAAAAGAAAAAAGATGGTGCTAAGATTGGTGTTTGTGGTTGTACCGCATCACATTTAGGTAGAGATATTATAAAAAGAGCACCATATGTTGATTTTGTTGTAGGTGCAAGAAATATTTCCAAAATTAAAGATGTTGTTGATATTAAAGGTTCTGTTGAAATCAGTATCGATCATGATGAATCAACATACGAATTTGCAACTGCAAAAACAAATAAATATAGAGCAAGTGTAAATATTTCAATTGGTTGTGATAAAAAATGTACTTACTGTATTGTTCCAAGCACTCGTGGTGAAGAAATTTCAATACCTGTTGAAATGATTGTTGACCAAGTTCAAAAATCAGTTGATATGGGTGCTGTTGAAGTTATGCTTCTAGGACAAAATGTAAACTCTTATGGAAGAAGATTTAGCGATGGTAGGGAAAAATCTACATTCACTAAACTTTTACAAGAAGTTTCAAAAATTGATGGACTAGAACGAATTAGATTTACATCTCCTCATCCTCTACATATGGATGATGATTTTATTGAAGAATTTGCAAGAAATAAAAAAATATCAAGATGTATTCATATGCCATTACAAAGTGGTTCTACTGAAATACTAAAAGCAATGAAACGTGGATATACAAAAGAATGGTTTATAAATAGAGCAAGTAAATTAAGAGATTTAGTTCCTGATTTAAGAATTACAACAGATATTATTGTTGCTTTCCCAGGAGAGAGTGATGAAGATTATGAAGATACTTTAGATGTTGTAAATAAAATAAAATTTGATCAAATTTTTAACTTTAAATATTCTCCAAGACCTGGGACAGAAGCTTTAAATATGGAAGATAAAGCAGTTCCAGATGAAATTGGAAGTTCTAGATTAACTAATTTAATAGAAGTTCATAAAAGACATTTAGAGGCTATTATGCCAACATATGTTGGAGAAACTTTAAATGTATTAGTTGAAAGCTTAAAACCTAATGGTGAAGTTTGTGGATTTAC